The Acropora muricata isolate sample 2 chromosome 5, ASM3666990v1, whole genome shotgun sequence genome includes a window with the following:
- the LOC136917242 gene encoding uncharacterized protein has protein sequence MFVNKSNGMVTESRAFLSEQLNFGKLIHSKSGSEVTMMNVTLQSNIALTEVNPRAGGYYAHEEFSLVDIDAFVKLRLPESDVHFVMNEKQVEIASDCSNASGSFIGDPYCSENRRTRSHSPVTRTRRGGFTRHEWNGLNRESLHGTMRKTPAIFEKKVIGINVKGEADVWLAPTHRHGFEVGVGFTMRFGSLNVQLFHHSFDDNQIKRGRGIRIRKKWQKRFDIGVQVYFLKLGVEFSLWIPVDIMLTFPYLENSLNPLKLALTIEPTVAVTTSISLRAPWGSLWR, from the exons ATGTTCGTAAACAAAAGCAATGGAATGGTGACAGAGAGCCGCGCCTTCTTGTCAGAACAGCTCAACTTCGGAAAACTAATTCACAGCAAAAGTGGTTCTGAAGTGACAATGATGAACGTTACCCTTCAAAGTAATATAGCACTCACTGAAGTCAACCCCAGAGCCGGCGGTTACTATGCTCACGAGGAATTTTCACTTGTTGACATTGATGCTTTCGTTAAACTTCGTTTACCGGAGTCTGACGTACACTTTGTAATGAACGAGAAACAAGTTGAGATAGCGAGTGACTGTTCCAATGCAAGTGGTTCTTTCATTGGTGACCCATACTGCTCTGAGAACAGGAGAACCCGATCACATAGCCCTGTGACACGCACGCGCAGAGGAGGATTCACAAGACATGAATGGAATGGCTTAAATAGGGAAAGTCTTCACGGAACTATGAGAAAAACGCCTGCTATTTTCGAGAAAAAGGTGAtaggaataaatgtaaaaggagAAGCAGACGTCTGGCTCGCACCAACACACCGGCATGGCTTTGAGGTGGGCGTCGGCTTCACGATGCGGTTTGGCAGTCTAAACGTACAGCTGTTTCATCACAGTTTCGATGATAACCAAATCAAGAGAGGCCGCGGAATCAGGATAAggaaaaaatggcaaaagagATTT GATATTGGAGTTCAAGTCTATTTTCTCAAACTGGGTGTGGAGTTTAGTCTGTGGATACCAGTGGACATAATGCTGACGTTTCCTTACCTGGAAAATTCTCTCAATCCATTAAAGCTTGCTTTAACG ATCGAGCCTACCGTTGCAGTGACAACCAGTATCAGTCTTCGCGCTCCGTGGGGGAGTTTATGGCGATAG
- the LOC136917797 gene encoding uncharacterized protein, with amino-acid sequence MGSGASRNLHAAESQAIDLTPFSSHQEYPTDITLQPRIPQEQWLSHDMEHETNKEISYEGNIERDMSHADTLTRYKMNHPKQAEDFQTMFENMQVLRNTMNNNSKRRDLYSKLVGETINSLNYKIYSISEWSHMATDFALAVDFAVEIEGAELLQRFAQSYFNGYYEMGGEQDDDESSSEDESWDLTCFDFLQLVLATIQNFADFHDGFCLASAQAGVVSMCLENIIRLDRENGNWQSGDEESEPIKLISNCLSILHNISRRLRDRELFANSEKTLLYFAKVKNRGVAVTALLCLAYLVNEDTNHLISADENLLGFLIIMLNAAYQSEDRRCIGFSAKELAEGLSHLAINDNNKKILGQNGAIRVLTATLQTSNDDGETASGARALWMLAFDDTNKDEIIQQEGTLDTLRALHNSANPEVQKAAAGALWEIEGKTARGNVDKTKETTGNHVMISYQWDAQQVLVEVKNKLQASGYRVWMDLEQMGGSTLDAMAKGVENAAVVLVCVSQRYKESPNCRSEAEYAYQLRKDIIPLIMQRNYKADGWLGMLVGTKLWIGFQSKQVIDSGVGKLIKELRGRGKDVDTTDGPGGELIQPIEASLVTALSEQSMTNVSNWTNEDVKKWLTEIGLKHVCQEDISEFNGQTLIDLHELRRECPDYFYKCLEHTLNLKNMFHLLKFRKELDKLLSH; translated from the coding sequence ATGGGTTCTGGAGCGTCGAGAAACCTCCATGCCGCAGAATCACAAGCTATAGACTTGACGCCATTTTCCAGCCATCAAGAATATCCAACAGACATTACTCTTCAACCAAGGATACCGCAAGAGCAGTGGTTGAGTCATGACATGGAACACGAGACAAACAAGGAGATTTCATATGAAGGAAACATTGAAAGGGATATGTCTCACGCAGACACACTTACAAGATACAAGATGAACCACCCAAAGCAAGCAGAAGATTTTCAAACAATGTTTGAGAACATGCAAGTGCTAAGAAACAcaatgaacaacaattcaaaaagACGAGATCTGTATTCCAAGCTGGTGGGCGAGACTATTAATAGTTTAAACTATAAAATCTACAGCATCTCAGAATGGTCACACATGGCTACCGACTTTGCGCTTGCGGTGGACTTTGCGGTGGAAATCGAAGGAGCGGAACTATTGCAAAGGTTTGCTCAGAGTTACTTCAACGGTTACTACGAGATGGGTGGTGAACAGGACGATGATGAAAGCTCCTCGGAAGACGAATCGTGGGATCTTACTTGTTTTGATTTTCTTCAACTAGTGCTAGCAACAATACAAAACTTTGCGGACTTCCACGACGGCTTTTGTTTGGCAAGCGCCCAAGCGGGAGTAGTGTCAATGTGTCTTGAAAACATCATAAGACTCGATCGTGAAAATGGCAATTGGCAAAGTGGCGACGAAGAGTCAGAACCGATTAAACTTATCAGTAACTGCCTTTCAATTTTACATAACATTTCGCGACGGCTGAGAGATCGTGAGTTGTTTGCTAACAGCGAGAAAACATTGCTTTATTTTGCCAAGGTTAAGAACCGAGGAGTTGCTGTTACAGCCCTACTGTGCCTTGCTTACCTGGTGAATGAAGACACTAACCATCTAATTTCAGCAGATGAAAACCTGCTTGGCTTCCTTATCATAATGCTAAACGCAGCGTATCAGTCTGAGGACCGCAGATGTATTGGATTTTCCGCAAAGGAGCTTGCAGAAGGTCTGAGTCACCTTGCTATCAACGATAACAATAAgaagattctgggccaaaatGGAGCGATACGTGTATTAACGGCGACTCTCCAAACTTCAAACGATGACGGGGAAACAGCGAGCGGGGCAAGGGCTCTTTGGATGTTAGCTTTCGACGACACCAACAAGGATGAAATAATACAACAGGAAGGAACGTTGGATACCTTACGCGCCTTACACAACAGTGCAAATCCTGAAGTACAAAAGGCAGCTGCAGGGGCATTATGGGAGATTGAGGGGAAAACGGCAAGAGGCAACGTTGACAAGACCAAAGAGACCACTGGAAACCACGTGATGATCAGCTACCAATGGGATGCTCAGCAGGTGTTAGTGGAAGTGAAGAACAAGCTTCAGGCGAGTGGATACCGAGTATGGATGGATTTGGAGCAAATGGGAGGCTCCACATTGGACGCGATGGCCAAAGGTGTCGAGAATGCTGCTGTTGTACTGGTTTGTGTGTCACAGCGCTACAAAGAAAGTCCAAACTGTCGATCAGAAGCTGAATACGCTTATCAGCTGAGAAAAGACATAATTCCTTTGATAATGCAACGGAATTACAAGGCGGATGGCTGGTTGGGAATGCTTGTGGGAACAAAGTTGTGGATTGGCTTTCAGAGTAAGCAGGTTATTGATTCAGGTGTGGGAAAACTTATCAAAGAGTTAAGAGGAAGAGGAAAAGATGTTGACACGACAGATGGGCCTGGAGGGGAACTAATTCAACCAATTGAAGCAAGCCTTGTAACAGCACTATCCGAACAATCAATGACAAATGTGTCCAACTGGACAAATGAAGACGTGAAAAAATGGCTGACGGAAATTGGACTGAAACACGTGTGCCAAGAGGATATTTCCGAATTCAATGGTCAAACACTGATTGATCTTCACGAGCTCCGCAGAGAATGTCCGGATTATTTCTACAAGTGTCTAGAACACACTCTTAACCTGAAGAACATGTTTCATCTGCTCAAGTTCAGGAAAGAGCTCGACAAACTTCTCAGTCATTAA